In one window of Pseudoalteromonas espejiana DSM 9414 DNA:
- a CDS encoding 5-carboxymethyl-2-hydroxymuconate Delta-isomerase has product MPHIIIEHSEDLPVLPQVLVEKVHNATFQSGLFDLETIKTRAIAYQQYQLGEGKEGFIHIAAHIMAGRSIEQKQMLSESLLECLKTYCRDSDSLSVNIYDIQHEIYRKN; this is encoded by the coding sequence ATGCCGCACATTATTATTGAACACTCTGAAGATCTTCCTGTATTACCTCAAGTGCTTGTTGAAAAAGTACATAACGCCACATTTCAAAGTGGCTTATTTGATTTAGAAACCATTAAAACCCGTGCCATTGCTTATCAGCAATATCAATTAGGTGAAGGTAAAGAAGGGTTTATTCATATTGCGGCACACATTATGGCTGGGCGCTCTATTGAGCAAAAGCAAATGCTTAGCGAAAGCCTACTAGAGTGTTTAAAAACATACTGTCGCGACTCCGACAGCCTAAGCGTTAATATTTACGATATTCAGCACGAGATTTACCGTAAAAATTAA